Proteins found in one Triticum urartu cultivar G1812 chromosome 4, Tu2.1, whole genome shotgun sequence genomic segment:
- the LOC125554242 gene encoding major pollen allergen Lol p 5b-like, with product MAVQQQRTVALFLAIALVAGPAVSYAADAGYAPATPAAGGYAPATPAPATPATAATPAPASPAPATSAGGYAPKGPAGTQPKATTEEQNVMEQVNNAFKAAVAAAAVVPGPDKYKKFTDTYIPDVERAIADVFKGSNASTFTTKISMAQKLAYDSADGATPEAKYDSFIAILSESLRIIAGTLEIHGVKPAAEEVKGPIPAAEMKAVDQIDAAFRIAATAADAAPVNDKFTVFESAFDKAIKETTGGAYAGYKFVPALESAVKKAYAATVAEAPEVKFTVFEAALTRTIAAMCVAAKGAAGSANGTDAAGGYKAPAAEAATATPTPAAAAGGYKAPAAEAAATATPTPAAEAAATTTPTPAAAAGGYKAPAAAATASPAAAAGGY from the coding sequence ATGGCGGTGCAGCAGCAGCGCACGGTGGCGCTCTTCCTGGCCATCGCCCTTGTGGCGGGGCCAGCCGTCTCCTACGCCGCCGATGCCGGCTACGCCCCCGCCACCCCTGCTGCCGGCGGCTACGCCCCCGCCACCCCGGCCCCCGCCACCCCTGCCACTGCCGCCACCCCGGCCCCCGCCTCCCCTGCCCCCGCCACCTCTGCCGGCGGCTACGCTCCTAAAGGGCCAGCTGGGACGCAGCCCAAGGCGACGACCGAGGAGCAGAATGTGATGGAGCAGGTGAACAACGCCTTCAAGGCGGCCGTGGcggccgccgccgtcgtcccTGGGCCGGACAAGTACAAGAAGTTCACCGACACCTACATCCCGGACGTGGAAAGGGCTATAGCGGACGTCTTCAAGGGGTCCAACGCCTCAACTTTCACCACCAAGATCAGCATGGCCCAGAAGCTCGCCTACGACTCCGCCGACGGCGCCACCCCCGAGGCcaagtacgactccttcatcgcCATCCTCAGCGAGTCTCTCCGCATCATCGCCGGCACCCTCGAGATCCACGGCGTCAAGCCCGCTGCCGAGGAGGTCAAGGGCCCCATCCCCGCCGCCGAGATGAAGGCCGTCGACCAGATCGACGCCGCCTTCAGGATTGCCGCCACCGCGGCCGACGCTGCCCCCGTCAACGACAAGTTCACCGTCTTCGAGTCCGCCTTCGACAAGGCCATCAAGGAGACCACCGGCGGCGCATACGCGGGCTACAAGTTCGTCCCCGCCCTCGAGTCCGCCGTCAAGAAGGCCTACGCCGCCACCGTTGCCGAGGCGCCCGAGGTCAAGTTCACCGTCTTTGAGGCCGCCCTCACCAGGACCATCGCCGCCATGTGCGTCGCAGCCAAGGGCGCCGCCGGCTCCGCCAACGGAACTGATGCTGCCGGTGGCTACAAAGCTCCCGCCGCAGAAGCAGCAACCGCCACTCCCACTCCCGCCGCCGCTGCCGGTGGCTACAAAGCTCCCGCCGCAGAAGCAGCAGCAACCGCCACTCCCACTCCCGCCGCAGAAGCAGCAGCAACCACCACTCCTACTCCCGCCGCCGCTGCCGGTGGCTACAAAGCTCCCGCCGCAGCAGCAACCGCCAGTCCCGCCGCCGCTGCCGGTGGCTACTAG